TCACGCGGTCTGTTCGTCTGGCTCGCCTCGGGATCAGGGGCGTCGAAACCGCGGGCGGCGACCAGCCGTGAACCGAACAGCCGAGCGGCGGTGAGCGACACGTGCTGCCCGACGACCGCGCACGGCACGACTTCGAATGCGCCGTGGGATCTTTCCTGCGGCCGTTGGACGGCGCGATTGTCGTCCCTACCGGCGACGGCGCCGAAGCGTTCATCGACGCGGAAGAGATCATCGGCCGCCCTGCACGAACCTTCGATGAGTTCGCCCAGGCAAACACCGCCGCATGGAAAGTGAACGAACAGTGATCGACCACGTCTACATCTCCGTCACCGATATCGACCGGGCACTGGCCTTCTACCTCGAAGCCCTCGGCCCCGCAGGGTGGCGCGCGTTCGGGAACTACAGCGCCGCAGACGGTCCGGACGGCGTGCCGGACCTCTTCGGCATCGGTGACGCCGACTACATCTCCGGGGCAAGGGTCGGCTCGAGCATCTGGTTGCGCCGGCGTGTATCCGGCGAGACGGGCCTCTATGTGGGCATCGTCTGTGACAGCAACGAGATGGTCGACGCAGCGTACGCCGCTGCCATCAGGGCCGGTGGCATCGACGAAGGCGAACCGGCCGACCGAACCTACTTCGCACCCGGCTATTACGCCGCAAATGTTCGCGATGCCGATGGCAACCGCCTGGAGTTCGTCCACAAGGCGTGGAACGCGACCCACTGACCCCGCAGCGATGGTGTGACACAGCTGGAATCCGTTTCTCACGTTCGATGCCTGGTGAGCGTCTGCCTGGTGAGAACGAGAGATAAGGGAAGCGGATGAATATTCGGCACACGGTGATCGACACCGCGGCGCTCGGCCCGGTCACGATCATGGCGAGCGATGCGGCTGTCACCGGAGTGTATTTCCGGCATCACATCCGGCGACCGGCCCAGGAACTGTTCGGGCCGCCGGCGTCCTTCGTCGACGACACGGTCCTGGGCGAAGCTGTCGGCCAGCTGCTCGAGTATCTGCTCGGGCAGCGCCGCAGCTTCGATCTGCTATTGAACCCGGACGGTGACGACTTCCAGCAGCAGGTATGGGAACAGGTCAAGGCGATCGAGTTCGGTGAGACCACCACCTACGGGCAGATCGCGCAGCGGCTCGGTGACAGTTCCTCCGCGTACCTGGTCGGCCAAGCCGTGGGCGCCAATCCGCTCTGCATCTTCATCCCATGCCACCGGGTGATCGGCGCGAACGGATCACTGACTGGGTACGCGGGCAGCCTGAAGCGCAAGCGTGCACTGCTCGAGCTCGAGGAACCGGCCGCGGTCTACGCGGGACGGCTGTTCTGATCGTGAAACCACCCTTCGAGGGGAGAGCGACCGAGCACGGGCCCACCGTGCTGCGGGTCTGCCGGGTGATCCTCGGCGTCCACGACGCCGAGGACGCCTTGTCGGAAACATTCCTGGCT
This genomic stretch from Prescottella soli harbors:
- a CDS encoding methylated-DNA--[protein]-cysteine S-methyltransferase, coding for MNIRHTVIDTAALGPVTIMASDAAVTGVYFRHHIRRPAQELFGPPASFVDDTVLGEAVGQLLEYLLGQRRSFDLLLNPDGDDFQQQVWEQVKAIEFGETTTYGQIAQRLGDSSSAYLVGQAVGANPLCIFIPCHRVIGANGSLTGYAGSLKRKRALLELEEPAAVYAGRLF
- a CDS encoding VOC family protein, with translation MIDHVYISVTDIDRALAFYLEALGPAGWRAFGNYSAADGPDGVPDLFGIGDADYISGARVGSSIWLRRRVSGETGLYVGIVCDSNEMVDAAYAAAIRAGGIDEGEPADRTYFAPGYYAANVRDADGNRLEFVHKAWNATH